In one window of Carassius auratus strain Wakin chromosome 28, ASM336829v1, whole genome shotgun sequence DNA:
- the LOC113047334 gene encoding dynactin subunit 5-like produces MELCEILYNKAEYIETASGNKVSRQSVLCGSQNIVLNGKTIVMNDCIIRGDLANVRVGRHCVIKSRSVIRPPFKKFSKGVAFFPLHIGDHVFIEEDCVVNAAQIGSYVHIGKNCVIGRRCVLKDCCKILDNTVLPPETVVPPFTVFSGCPGLFSGELPECTQELMIDVTKSYYQKFLPLSQI; encoded by the exons ATGGAGCtgtgtgaaatattatacaaCAAGGCTGAATACATCGAGACG GCATCAGGGAACAAAGTCAGCAGACAGTCGGTTCTTTGTGGCAGTCAAAACATAGTTCTCAATGGAAAA ACCATCGTGATGAATGACTGTATCATCAGAGGAGATCTCGCTAATGTCAGAGTCGGGCGCCACTGTGTCATTAAAAGTCGCAGTGTGATCAGACCTCCGTTCAAGAAATTCAGCAAAGG CGTGGCTTTCTTCCCCTTGCACATTGGGGATCATGTGTTCATCGAGGAGGACTGTGTGGTCAACGCTGCACAGATAGGATCATATGTCCACATTGGCAAGAACTGTGTTATT ggtCGGCGCTGTGTTTTGAAAGACTGCTGTAAGATTCTGGATAATACTGTCCTTCCTCCAGAGACAGTGGTTCCTCCGTTTACAGTATTCTCTGGCTGTCCAG GTCTATTTTCAGGAGAGCTCCCTGAATGTACACAGGAACTGATGATAGACGTTACCAAGAGCTACTACCAGAAATTCCTCCCTCTCAGCCAGATCTAG
- the LOC113047336 gene encoding acyl carrier protein, mitochondrial-like: MASRALPYCVRSVARAAARLNHGSLLTRSACAPLVPKQRPLSVLSCSQRTRWTQLVRISGPSVDQCRHYGDLPPLTLQNIEERVMYVLKLYDKISPEKLQTSSHFMKDLGLDSLDQVEIIMAMEDEFGFEIPDAEAEKLMTPAEIVQFIADKKDVYE, translated from the exons ATGGCGTCTCGTGCGCTTCCCTACTGTGTGCGCTCCGTCGCTCGCGCCGCTGCAAGGTTAAACCATGGCAGCTTGCTCACCAGATCCGCGTGCGCGCCCCTCGTCCCAAAGCAGCGCCCGCTCTCTGTCCTTTCATGCAGCCAGCGGACGAGGTGGACTCAACTAGTGCGG ATTTCAGGCCCGTCTGTTGATCAGTGTCGACACTATGGGGATCTTCCACCCCTCACTTTACAGAACATCGAAGAGCGCGTCATGTACGTCCTTAAACTGTATGACAAGATCAGTCCAGAGAAG CTGCAAACATCGTCTCATTTCATGAAAGATCTGGGGCTGGACAGCTTGGACCAGGTGGAGATTATAATGGCTATGGAAGATGAGTTTG GATTTGAGATCCCAGATGCAGAGGCCGAGAAGCTTATGACTCCTGCGGAGATCGTACAGTTCATTGCAGATAAAAAAGACGTGTATGAATAG